A region of Mesorhizobium sp. M3A.F.Ca.ET.080.04.2.1 DNA encodes the following proteins:
- a CDS encoding glucose 1-dehydrogenase, producing the protein MSRFEGATVLITGATGGLGSAAAKAFAAQGARLVLSDLDEAALGDFAATLDADTAILAGNIADEKLSEDLVKLAVQRFGRLDVAVNNAGIVHSFVRLPQVTSEEARRVLEVDLLGVFYAMKQQIPQMERQFKQRGKGGVIVNVASVAGLSGAPKLSVYAAAKHGVVGLTRSAAVEYATKGVRINAICPAHTRTAMVDGFIRSTGAPEDEALAELTRGVPMRRVGEVDEITAGILFLADPANSFMTGHALALDGGIGAI; encoded by the coding sequence ATGAGCCGTTTCGAAGGGGCGACGGTGCTGATCACCGGGGCGACCGGCGGTCTCGGCAGTGCCGCGGCAAAAGCATTCGCGGCGCAAGGCGCAAGGCTGGTTCTTTCCGATCTCGACGAGGCGGCGCTCGGCGATTTCGCGGCGACGCTCGACGCCGACACCGCGATACTTGCCGGCAATATCGCCGACGAGAAGCTCTCCGAGGATCTCGTGAAGCTCGCCGTGCAGAGATTCGGCCGGCTGGACGTTGCCGTCAACAATGCCGGCATCGTGCACTCCTTCGTGCGCCTGCCGCAGGTAACGTCGGAGGAAGCGCGCCGCGTGCTCGAGGTCGACCTGCTTGGCGTCTTCTACGCCATGAAGCAGCAGATCCCGCAGATGGAACGCCAGTTCAAGCAGCGCGGCAAGGGCGGCGTCATCGTCAACGTCGCCTCTGTTGCCGGCCTCTCCGGCGCGCCGAAGCTCTCGGTCTATGCCGCCGCCAAGCATGGCGTGGTCGGGCTGACGCGTTCGGCGGCAGTCGAATATGCCACCAAGGGCGTGCGCATCAACGCTATCTGCCCGGCACATACGAGGACGGCGATGGTCGACGGTTTCATCCGCTCGACCGGCGCGCCGGAGGACGAAGCGCTGGCCGAACTCACGCGCGGCGTGCCGATGAGGCGGGTCGGAGAAGTCGACGAGATTACTGCCGGCATCCTGTTTCTCGCCGACCCTGCCAATTCCTTCATGACCGGCCATGCGCTGGCGCTCGACGGCGGCATCGGCGCCATCTGA
- a CDS encoding phosphotransferase family protein: MSGDAGALDKSALALDKSVLAPYLEARIPGFAGLSTIEKFKSGQSNPTYLLTAASGRYVLRAKPPGQLLKSAHQVDREFRVMQALAGTAVPVPRMLHLSGEVTPIGRMFYVMEFLDGRIFWDPSLPDASGNGERATIYDAMNATLAALHDVDVDAVGLGDFGKPGSYFERQLARWTSQYRASETETIADMDRLVAWLETHMPADDGRVSLVHGDYRLDNMIFAQDEPRVIAVLDWELSTLGHPFADLAYQCMQWRLPHASGFRGLGGVDRAAIGLPSEEAYVAAYCRRRGLDHIGGWTFFLAFSFFRLAAICQGVYRRALDGNASNPEKAKTYGEAVKLLASLAVELIDPKT, from the coding sequence ATGAGCGGCGACGCCGGCGCGCTCGACAAGTCGGCGCTTGCGCTCGACAAGTCGGTGCTTGCGCCCTACCTGGAAGCGCGCATCCCCGGATTTGCCGGACTTTCCACGATCGAGAAGTTCAAGTCCGGACAGTCGAACCCGACCTATCTCCTCACCGCCGCCAGCGGCCGCTATGTGCTGCGCGCCAAGCCGCCGGGGCAATTGCTGAAATCGGCGCATCAGGTCGACCGCGAATTCCGGGTCATGCAGGCGCTCGCCGGCACTGCCGTGCCGGTGCCGCGCATGCTGCATCTGTCCGGCGAGGTGACGCCGATCGGCCGTATGTTCTATGTCATGGAATTCCTCGACGGCCGCATCTTCTGGGACCCGTCGTTGCCGGACGCATCAGGCAATGGCGAGCGCGCCACAATCTATGACGCCATGAACGCGACGCTCGCCGCCCTCCACGACGTCGACGTCGATGCCGTCGGTCTCGGCGATTTCGGCAAGCCGGGCAGCTATTTCGAGCGTCAGCTCGCCCGTTGGACCAGCCAGTACCGGGCCTCGGAAACCGAAACCATCGCCGACATGGACCGGCTGGTTGCCTGGCTGGAAACGCACATGCCGGCCGATGACGGCCGCGTCTCGCTGGTGCATGGCGACTACCGGCTGGACAACATGATCTTCGCCCAGGACGAGCCGCGCGTGATCGCGGTGCTCGACTGGGAGCTGTCGACGCTTGGCCATCCCTTCGCCGACCTCGCCTACCAATGCATGCAGTGGCGGCTGCCGCATGCGTCCGGCTTTCGCGGCCTCGGCGGCGTAGACCGCGCAGCCATCGGCCTGCCTTCCGAGGAAGCCTATGTCGCCGCCTACTGCCGCCGGCGCGGCCTCGATCATATCGGTGGCTGGACCTTCTTCCTCGCCTTTTCCTTTTTCCGGCTGGCGGCGATCTGCCAGGGTGTCTACCGCCGAGCGCTCGACGGCAACGCTTCCAATCCGGAAAAAGCCAAGACCTATGGTGAGGCGGTCAAGCTGCTCGCTTCGCTCGCGGTCGAACTGATCGATCCGAAGACTTGA
- a CDS encoding MaoC family dehydratase has protein sequence MEPISLDTLLANVGKEVGVSPWRTVTQRMIDQFADATDDHQFIHCDPERAERETPFGGTIAHGFLSLSLLSAMTFETMPPLENTKMGVNHGFDTLRFLAPVKTGSRIRTRFVLADVKVRPSGWVQTAHDVTIEIEGSKKPALTARWLTLTLIERQPETA, from the coding sequence GTGGAACCGATCAGTCTTGATACGCTTCTGGCCAATGTCGGCAAGGAGGTCGGCGTGTCGCCATGGCGCACGGTGACGCAGCGCATGATCGACCAGTTCGCCGACGCCACCGACGACCATCAGTTCATCCATTGCGATCCCGAACGCGCCGAGCGTGAGACGCCGTTCGGCGGCACGATCGCGCATGGGTTCCTGTCGCTGTCGCTCCTGTCGGCCATGACCTTCGAGACCATGCCGCCGCTTGAAAACACCAAGATGGGCGTCAATCACGGCTTCGACACACTGCGCTTCCTGGCGCCGGTGAAGACCGGCTCGCGCATCCGCACTCGCTTCGTGCTGGCCGATGTCAAGGTGCGGCCCTCCGGCTGGGTGCAGACGGCGCATGACGTGACCATCGAGATCGAGGGATCGAAGAAGCCGGCACTCACCGCGCGCTGGCTCACCCTGACGCTGATCGAGCGCCAGCCAGAGACCGCATGA
- a CDS encoding SDR family oxidoreductase: MSYLDELFSVAGKTALVTGAATGIGRMVATGLVRAGATVMIASRKGEDCIRVAGELNALGGSGRAEGFAGDVSSEAGIAALVAEVKARTERLHILVNNAGISWGAPLEEFPYHAWAKVFGVNVTAVFHLTRELLPLLDAAASDEDPARVINLGSVMGTQPLADDAYSYTASKAAVHHLTRTLAIEFAARRITVNAFAPGPFQSRMTAFATATEEQARHVGSHVPIGRIGTPDDIAGATLYLCSRAGSYVTGAILPIDGGQSVQHGLTLFKE; this comes from the coding sequence ATGAGCTATCTTGACGAGCTGTTCTCGGTCGCCGGCAAGACCGCGCTGGTGACGGGCGCAGCGACCGGCATCGGCCGCATGGTGGCGACAGGGCTGGTCCGGGCCGGCGCTACCGTGATGATCGCCTCGCGCAAGGGCGAGGACTGTATCCGGGTCGCCGGCGAATTGAACGCCCTCGGCGGCTCAGGCCGGGCCGAAGGGTTTGCCGGCGATGTTTCCAGCGAAGCCGGCATCGCCGCGCTGGTCGCCGAGGTGAAGGCGCGCACCGAGCGCCTGCACATCCTGGTCAACAATGCAGGCATTTCCTGGGGCGCGCCGCTAGAGGAGTTTCCTTACCACGCCTGGGCCAAGGTGTTCGGCGTCAATGTCACCGCCGTCTTCCATCTGACGCGCGAGTTGCTGCCTCTCCTCGACGCTGCGGCGAGCGACGAAGATCCGGCCCGCGTGATCAATCTAGGCTCTGTGATGGGCACCCAGCCGCTCGCCGACGATGCCTATTCCTACACCGCCTCGAAGGCTGCGGTGCATCACCTGACGCGCACACTGGCGATAGAGTTCGCTGCCCGCCGCATCACCGTCAATGCCTTTGCCCCGGGTCCTTTCCAGAGCCGCATGACGGCCTTTGCGACCGCCACCGAGGAGCAGGCGAGACATGTCGGCAGCCACGTTCCGATCGGCCGCATCGGCACACCGGATGACATTGCCGGCGCAACGCTCTATTTGTGCAGCCGTGCCGGAAGCTATGTCACCGGCGCCATACTGCCGATCGACGGCGGCCAGTCGGTGCAGCATGGATTGACGTTGTTTAAGGAATAA
- a CDS encoding acyl-CoA dehydrogenase family protein — translation MADMNLGMTERLKPIHQRVTAMVRDEIAPLGEEFLAEVGRNGDRWTYTARQTEILEGLKATARERGLWNFWLTDSKRGYGLSTVEYAYLAEEMGKAHLGAETFNCSAPDTGNMEVLERYGSGEHKREWLEPLLEGRIRSAYLMTEPDVASSDATNISMRCERQGDRYVLNGEKWWASGAGDPRCAIYIVMVRTGSDAEPRHRRHSMILVPTDTKGITKVRAMQVYGDDDAPHGHMHLRFDDVRVPAANIIQGEGRGFEIAQGRLGPGRIHHCMRAIGQAEMALEMLCQRSVRREAFGQSLAKLGANFDIIAECRMEIEMARLLCLKAAWMIDQGDARAAAPWISQIKVVAPRVALKVTDEAVQMFGAQGISQDTPLARSWTNLRTLRLADGPDAVHRRQVARTELRKCTQEKV, via the coding sequence ATGGCGGACATGAATCTCGGCATGACCGAACGGCTGAAGCCGATCCACCAGCGCGTGACGGCAATGGTGCGTGACGAGATCGCGCCGCTCGGCGAGGAATTTCTGGCCGAGGTCGGCAGGAACGGCGATCGCTGGACCTACACTGCAAGACAGACCGAGATCCTGGAAGGCTTGAAGGCGACGGCGCGCGAGCGCGGGTTATGGAATTTCTGGCTCACCGACTCCAAGCGCGGCTATGGCCTGTCGACGGTCGAATACGCCTATCTGGCGGAGGAGATGGGCAAGGCGCATCTGGGCGCCGAAACCTTCAACTGCTCGGCGCCAGACACCGGCAATATGGAGGTGCTGGAGCGCTACGGCTCGGGAGAGCATAAGCGAGAATGGCTCGAGCCGCTGCTCGAGGGCAGGATTCGCTCCGCCTATCTGATGACCGAGCCGGATGTGGCATCCTCCGACGCCACCAATATTTCGATGCGATGCGAGCGGCAGGGCGACCGCTATGTGCTGAATGGCGAGAAATGGTGGGCTTCGGGGGCCGGGGATCCGCGCTGCGCCATCTACATCGTCATGGTCCGGACCGGATCGGACGCCGAACCGCGGCATCGCCGGCATTCGATGATCCTGGTCCCTACGGACACCAAGGGCATCACCAAGGTCCGCGCCATGCAGGTCTATGGCGACGACGACGCGCCGCACGGCCATATGCATCTGAGGTTCGACGATGTGCGGGTCCCGGCGGCCAACATCATCCAGGGCGAGGGCAGGGGCTTCGAGATCGCACAGGGGCGGCTGGGACCGGGACGCATCCACCACTGCATGCGCGCCATCGGCCAGGCCGAGATGGCGCTGGAGATGCTGTGCCAGCGCTCGGTGCGGCGCGAAGCCTTTGGCCAGTCGCTGGCGAAACTCGGCGCCAATTTCGACATCATCGCCGAATGCCGCATGGAGATCGAGATGGCGAGGCTCTTGTGCCTCAAGGCGGCCTGGATGATCGACCAGGGCGATGCTCGAGCGGCAGCGCCTTGGATCAGCCAGATCAAGGTTGTGGCGCCGCGTGTCGCGCTCAAAGTCACCGACGAGGCGGTGCAGATGTTCGGCGCACAAGGCATCAGCCAGGACACGCCGCTGGCACGCTCGTGGACGAATCTGAGAACGCTGCGGCTGGCCGACGGCCCGGACGCCGTGCACCGGCGGCAGGTGGCTCGCACCGAACTCAGGAAATGCACGCAGGAAAAGGTCTGA
- a CDS encoding zinc-binding dehydrogenase, with amino-acid sequence MTLPSEMKALLLVGDGYTRTPAASALEAMEPYLQPGTIGVPKPGPTQALIKVSLGSINPSDIAFIEGQYGQPRMKGQPAGFEGVGAIVATGDDPYAKSLQGKRVAFATGVTNWGSWAEYAIAEAASCIPLLDTVRDEDGAAMIVNPLTALAMFDIVRQEGEKAFIMTAGASQLCKLIIGLAKEEGFRPIVTVRRDEQIPLLKQLGAAHVLNEKASDFEAMLRQVMKAEQPRIFLDAVTGPLASAIFNAMPKRSRWIVYGRLDAEPTVIREPGQLIFQHKRIEGFWLAEWMRQFRDRMGPAVLEAQKRFSDGRWSTDVTAVVPLDEAMARLPAALAKPNGKVFIKP; translated from the coding sequence ATGACGCTACCTTCGGAAATGAAGGCTCTGCTGCTTGTCGGCGATGGCTACACCAGAACGCCGGCCGCCAGCGCGCTGGAGGCGATGGAGCCTTATTTGCAACCGGGAACCATCGGCGTGCCGAAGCCCGGGCCGACGCAGGCGCTGATCAAGGTCAGCCTCGGCTCGATAAATCCCTCCGACATCGCCTTCATCGAGGGCCAGTATGGGCAGCCACGGATGAAGGGCCAGCCGGCCGGCTTCGAAGGTGTCGGCGCCATCGTCGCGACCGGCGACGATCCATATGCCAAGAGCCTGCAAGGCAAGCGCGTCGCCTTCGCGACTGGCGTGACAAACTGGGGCTCCTGGGCGGAATATGCGATCGCCGAGGCGGCGTCCTGCATTCCGCTGCTCGATACGGTGCGCGACGAGGACGGCGCGGCGATGATCGTCAATCCGCTGACTGCGCTCGCCATGTTCGATATCGTCAGGCAGGAGGGCGAGAAGGCCTTCATCATGACCGCCGGCGCGAGCCAGCTCTGCAAGCTGATCATTGGGCTGGCGAAAGAGGAAGGGTTCCGGCCGATCGTCACCGTGCGCCGCGACGAGCAGATCCCCTTGTTGAAGCAACTGGGCGCCGCGCATGTTCTGAACGAGAAGGCATCCGATTTCGAGGCAATGCTGCGCCAGGTGATGAAGGCCGAGCAGCCGCGCATCTTCCTGGACGCGGTGACCGGACCGCTGGCTTCGGCCATTTTCAACGCCATGCCGAAGCGCTCGCGCTGGATCGTCTATGGAAGGCTCGACGCCGAGCCGACGGTGATCCGCGAGCCTGGCCAACTGATCTTCCAGCACAAGCGGATCGAAGGCTTCTGGCTGGCCGAATGGATGCGGCAGTTCCGCGACAGGATGGGACCGGCGGTGCTGGAAGCGCAGAAGCGCTTTTCCGATGGGCGCTGGTCGACAGATGTGACGGCGGTGGTGCCGCTGGACGAGGCGATGGCGCGGCTGCCGGCAGCGTTGGCAAAGCCGAACGGCAAGGTGTTCATCAAGCCGTAG
- a CDS encoding efflux RND transporter permease subunit, giving the protein MNAAGDPAAGSGLTALFIRRPVMALVLNTLIAVAGLAAFWGVEIRELPDVDRPVITVNTTFEGAAAETVDRELTDTIEGAVSRVSGVKSISSTSSFGQSRVTIEFNDGVDLDVAASDVRDVVSRVANQLPDTADAPRIVKADANSDPVMRLAVTSDTMTVQDMTVIVQDRIEDELAAVPGVADVQVSGDRDKIFRIDVDQNKLASQGLTVADLRKALASIAFDSPAGSITTTNQDLIVRTTADVTTPEEFENIVVGGATRIRDVATVTLGPDIGQTSLRSDGKTGIGLGIIRQAESNTLDISTGVRAAVAKLQANLPQDMSIKVTSDDAVFVNGAVHEVEIALALSVSIVLIVIYAFLLDWRATLIPGLSMPVAMIGTIAAIYLAGFSINILTLLALVLATGLVVDDAIVVLENIVRRRNEGMGPRAAAVLGTQEVFFAVVATTLTLVAVFVPISFLPGQTGGLFREFGFVLAMSVLLSCVVALTLCPMLASRMLSSASLHHQGGSGIGARIGGALHALYRRCLHACLGAPWIVVLVALIFAGTAFALFGTIRQELTPTEDRAVVLLRINAPQGVSLDYTSEQMRKIERLIQPLRDSGEIRSTFANAGNNGAYNSGFMVMTLAPWAERTRSQQEIMAEISRLTKQVPSVRVFPVQPNSLRIRGAGSGLQFALVGNDRKALSAAAVKIVEEMRQDPRFQAPRLSVDLTQPQLAVAIDRERASDLGIDITGLADTLQAMLDGNDVVDVYIADRSYGVKLVSTTNPINDPTDLENIFLKTSDGRFVPMSTIATLTERAVPPSLTREQQQPSVAITANLGGSFALGDALARAEEIATPLLPSDARIVPLAEAATLGETNSAMATIFGFALVIILLVLAAQFESFVSAVIIMATVPLGLACAIFALLLSGTSLNAYSQIGLVLLVGVMAKNGILIVEFANQLRDRGLGVREAIEEASSIRLRPVMMTMICTVLGGVPLVLAAGAGAEARIALGWVIVGGLGLATVSTLFLTPVAYLLLGRFVTPKTHEEARLKRELEEAAYTNIDPAE; this is encoded by the coding sequence ATGAACGCCGCCGGCGATCCGGCCGCGGGATCGGGCCTCACCGCGCTTTTCATCCGCAGGCCGGTCATGGCCCTGGTGCTGAACACTCTGATCGCGGTCGCCGGCCTCGCCGCCTTCTGGGGCGTCGAGATCCGCGAGTTGCCGGATGTCGATCGTCCGGTCATCACCGTCAACACCACTTTCGAGGGCGCCGCCGCCGAGACGGTCGATCGCGAACTCACCGACACGATCGAAGGCGCGGTGTCCCGAGTCTCCGGCGTCAAGTCGATCTCGTCGACCTCGTCCTTCGGCCAGAGCCGCGTCACCATCGAGTTCAACGACGGCGTCGATCTCGACGTCGCCGCCTCCGATGTGCGCGACGTCGTCAGCCGGGTCGCCAACCAACTGCCCGACACTGCCGACGCTCCGCGCATCGTCAAGGCCGATGCCAATTCCGATCCGGTGATGCGATTGGCAGTCACGTCCGACACCATGACGGTGCAGGACATGACCGTCATCGTGCAGGATCGCATCGAGGACGAACTCGCCGCCGTGCCCGGCGTCGCCGACGTTCAGGTCTCCGGCGACCGCGACAAGATCTTCCGCATCGACGTCGACCAGAACAAGCTCGCCAGCCAAGGCCTCACCGTCGCGGATTTGCGCAAGGCGCTTGCCTCGATCGCCTTCGATTCGCCGGCCGGCTCGATCACCACCACCAATCAGGACCTCATCGTGCGCACGACGGCCGACGTGACCACGCCGGAGGAGTTCGAGAACATAGTTGTCGGCGGGGCGACGCGCATCCGTGACGTGGCCACGGTGACGCTGGGCCCCGACATCGGCCAGACCTCGCTGCGCTCCGACGGCAAGACAGGCATCGGCCTCGGCATCATCCGCCAGGCCGAATCGAACACGCTCGACATTTCGACCGGCGTCCGGGCCGCCGTCGCGAAGCTTCAGGCAAACCTGCCGCAAGACATGTCGATCAAGGTCACCAGCGACGATGCCGTGTTCGTCAACGGCGCCGTGCACGAGGTCGAGATCGCGCTGGCGCTTTCCGTCTCGATCGTGCTGATCGTCATCTACGCCTTCCTGCTCGACTGGCGCGCGACGCTGATCCCCGGCCTGTCGATGCCTGTCGCCATGATCGGCACCATTGCCGCGATCTATCTCGCCGGCTTTTCCATCAACATCCTGACGCTTTTGGCGCTGGTGCTGGCGACCGGTCTTGTCGTCGACGACGCCATCGTCGTGCTCGAAAACATCGTGCGGCGCCGCAACGAAGGCATGGGACCTCGTGCAGCGGCCGTCCTCGGCACCCAGGAAGTGTTCTTCGCCGTCGTCGCCACGACGCTGACCCTGGTCGCGGTCTTCGTGCCGATCTCCTTTCTCCCTGGACAGACCGGTGGCCTCTTCCGCGAATTCGGCTTCGTGCTGGCGATGTCGGTGCTGCTCTCCTGCGTGGTGGCGCTGACGCTTTGTCCGATGCTGGCCTCGCGCATGCTTTCCAGCGCATCACTCCATCACCAAGGCGGCAGCGGTATCGGCGCCCGAATCGGTGGCGCGCTGCATGCGCTTTATCGCCGCTGCCTGCACGCTTGCCTCGGCGCGCCGTGGATCGTGGTGCTGGTCGCGCTGATCTTTGCCGGTACCGCGTTTGCGCTGTTCGGCACCATCCGCCAGGAACTGACCCCGACCGAGGACCGCGCCGTCGTGCTTCTGCGCATCAACGCGCCGCAGGGCGTCAGCCTCGATTACACGAGCGAGCAGATGCGCAAGATCGAACGGCTGATCCAGCCGCTGCGCGATTCCGGCGAGATCCGCAGCACCTTCGCTAATGCCGGCAATAACGGCGCCTACAACAGCGGCTTCATGGTCATGACGCTGGCGCCGTGGGCCGAGCGGACGCGCAGCCAGCAGGAGATCATGGCCGAGATCAGCCGCCTGACGAAGCAGGTGCCGAGCGTCCGCGTCTTCCCGGTTCAGCCCAACAGCCTTCGCATCCGTGGCGCCGGCAGCGGCCTGCAGTTCGCGCTGGTCGGCAACGACCGCAAGGCGCTGAGCGCGGCGGCGGTGAAGATCGTCGAGGAGATGCGGCAGGATCCGCGCTTCCAGGCACCGCGGCTTTCCGTCGACCTGACGCAGCCGCAGCTTGCCGTTGCCATCGACCGCGAGCGCGCCTCCGACCTCGGCATCGACATCACCGGGCTCGCCGATACGCTGCAGGCCATGCTCGACGGCAACGATGTCGTCGACGTCTACATCGCCGACCGCAGCTATGGCGTGAAGCTGGTCTCGACCACCAATCCGATCAACGATCCGACCGATCTGGAAAACATCTTCCTGAAAACCTCGGACGGCCGCTTCGTGCCGATGTCGACCATCGCCACGCTGACCGAGCGCGCCGTGCCGCCGTCCCTGACCCGCGAGCAGCAGCAGCCTTCGGTGGCGATCACCGCCAACCTCGGCGGCAGCTTCGCGCTCGGCGATGCGCTGGCCCGCGCCGAGGAGATCGCAACGCCGCTGCTGCCGTCGGACGCGCGCATCGTGCCGCTGGCCGAGGCGGCGACGCTCGGCGAGACAAACAGCGCCATGGCGACCATCTTCGGCTTCGCGCTGGTCATCATCCTTCTGGTGCTGGCCGCCCAGTTCGAGAGCTTCGTCAGCGCCGTCATCATCATGGCAACAGTGCCACTGGGCCTTGCTTGCGCCATCTTCGCGCTGCTGCTCTCCGGTACGAGCCTCAACGCCTATAGCCAGATCGGCCTGGTGCTGCTGGTCGGCGTCATGGCCAAGAACGGCATCCTGATCGTCGAGTTCGCCAACCAGCTGCGCGACCGCGGGCTTGGCGTACGCGAGGCGATCGAAGAGGCCTCCAGCATCCGGCTCCGTCCGGTGATGATGACCATGATCTGCACCGTGCTCGGCGGCGTGCCGCTGGTGCTCGCCGCCGGCGCCGGTGCGGAAGCGCGCATCGCGCTCGGCTGGGTGATCGTCGGCGGCCTCGGCCTCGCCACGGTCTCGACGCTGTTCCTCACCCCTGTCGCCTATCTGCTGCTCGGCCGCTTCGTCACGCCCAAGACGCATGAGGAAGCGCGCCTGAAGCGCGAGCTGGAGGAAGCCGCCTACACCAATATCGACCCGGCGGAGTGA
- a CDS encoding efflux RND transporter periplasmic adaptor subunit — protein MSAWKQIVLALVIVVTAAAAWARFYPGSNEMLSRWGMDWAVAVTPPDKEGATASVGQPGRNRAGQAVTIVASPAGTATINDRLQAIGTGRANATVTVNPYSSGRLAELPVQSGAHVEKGDVIARLDSEMEVIARDRARVGLDDAQAKLDRVRSLRASNAATPVAVADAEVTLANAKLALRDAELALERRSIVAPIAGTVGILPISAGNYVTSQSAIATLDDRSSILVDFWVPERFAAAVKVGQQLSATPLANPNQVYTGTVSAIDNHIDENSRTLLVKATIANPADSLRAGMSFQIGMRFPGDTYPAVSPLAIQWGTDGAYIWAVESGKAKRVPVRIVQRNTETVLIEAPVESGDMVVTEGAQSVSEGGDVRIAGEEPRAARAEGS, from the coding sequence ATGTCCGCCTGGAAACAGATCGTTCTTGCGCTTGTGATCGTGGTCACCGCCGCGGCCGCCTGGGCGCGCTTTTATCCCGGCTCGAACGAAATGCTTTCAAGGTGGGGAATGGACTGGGCCGTGGCCGTGACGCCTCCCGACAAGGAAGGCGCGACAGCCAGTGTCGGGCAGCCGGGGCGTAACCGCGCCGGCCAGGCGGTGACCATCGTCGCGTCGCCGGCAGGCACCGCGACCATCAATGACAGGCTGCAAGCCATCGGCACCGGGCGCGCCAACGCGACCGTGACGGTCAATCCGTACTCCTCTGGCCGCCTCGCCGAACTGCCGGTCCAGTCAGGCGCTCATGTCGAGAAGGGCGACGTCATCGCCAGGCTGGATTCCGAGATGGAAGTGATCGCGCGCGACCGCGCGCGGGTTGGGCTCGACGACGCCCAGGCCAAGCTCGACCGGGTGAGATCGCTGCGGGCTTCCAACGCCGCGACGCCGGTTGCCGTCGCCGATGCCGAAGTGACGCTCGCCAACGCCAAGCTTGCATTGCGCGATGCCGAGCTCGCCCTGGAGCGCCGCTCGATCGTGGCGCCGATCGCCGGCACGGTCGGCATCCTGCCGATATCGGCCGGCAACTACGTGACCAGCCAGTCGGCGATCGCCACCCTCGACGACCGTTCGAGCATACTGGTCGACTTCTGGGTGCCTGAGCGCTTCGCCGCCGCGGTCAAGGTCGGCCAGCAACTGTCGGCGACGCCGCTTGCCAATCCGAACCAGGTCTACACCGGCACGGTGTCGGCCATCGACAATCACATCGACGAGAACAGTCGCACCTTGCTGGTCAAGGCGACCATCGCCAACCCTGCCGACTCCTTGCGCGCCGGCATGTCTTTCCAGATCGGCATGCGGTTCCCCGGCGACACCTATCCGGCCGTCAGTCCTTTAGCGATCCAGTGGGGAACGGACGGCGCCTATATCTGGGCCGTTGAGAGCGGCAAGGCCAAGCGTGTTCCGGTGCGCATTGTCCAGCGCAACACCGAGACGGTCTTGATCGAAGCGCCGGTTGAAAGCGGCGACATGGTGGTCACCGAGGGCGCGCAGAGCGTCAGCGAAGGTGGCGATGTCCGCATCGCCGGCGAGGAGCCGCGCGCCGCCAGGGCCGAAGGCTCATGA
- a CDS encoding MurR/RpiR family transcriptional regulator produces the protein MIFSIAELISDRIGAMPPGERRAAQTLIANYPLTGLKTVAEFSTAAGVSSPTILRFVARLGFQNYPEFQSALQDELAAQLQSPASRTLNPASSGSGSTTSPMLEATLENMRETFRHLSDKQLADIAARLAERRGKTFLIGGRFTDPLARYMAAHLAIIQPEVYHLAGQESIWRDRLIDMGKRDVLVIFDIRRYQESLVRFAEKAHERGVQIVLFTDQWLSPIARFARHVIAGRTAVPSAWDSSAALFVVAETLIGAVTRQLEAAGAKRIRDLESLR, from the coding sequence ATGATCTTCAGCATTGCCGAACTGATTTCGGACCGTATCGGGGCCATGCCGCCGGGCGAACGCCGTGCTGCGCAGACGCTGATTGCCAACTATCCGCTGACCGGGCTGAAGACGGTGGCCGAGTTTTCCACCGCGGCGGGCGTCTCCTCGCCGACGATCCTGCGTTTCGTCGCCAGGCTCGGCTTCCAGAACTATCCCGAGTTCCAGTCGGCGCTGCAGGATGAACTGGCGGCGCAGTTGCAGTCACCGGCATCGCGCACGCTCAACCCGGCCTCGTCCGGCAGCGGCAGCACCACCTCGCCGATGTTGGAGGCCACGCTCGAGAACATGCGCGAGACGTTCCGGCACCTGTCCGACAAGCAACTGGCCGACATTGCCGCGCGGCTTGCCGAGCGGCGCGGCAAGACCTTCCTGATCGGCGGCCGCTTTACCGACCCGCTGGCGCGCTACATGGCCGCCCACCTCGCCATCATCCAGCCGGAAGTCTACCATCTCGCCGGCCAGGAGAGCATCTGGCGCGACCGCCTGATCGATATGGGCAAGCGCGACGTGCTGGTGATCTTCGACATCCGGCGCTACCAGGAAAGTCTCGTCCGCTTTGCCGAGAAGGCGCATGAACGCGGCGTTCAGATCGTGCTCTTCACCGATCAGTGGCTGTCGCCGATCGCGCGCTTCGCCCGCCATGTGATCGCCGGCCGCACAGCCGTGCCCTCGGCCTGGGATTCATCCGCCGCCCTTTTTGTCGTCGCCGAGACACTGATCGGCGCCGTCACCAGGCAGCTGGAGGCCGCCGGCGCCAAGCGCATCCGCGATCTGGAAAGCCTGCGCTAG